The following nucleotide sequence is from Flavobacterium sp. N1736.
AATTGAAACCATTAAGGAACGTCAGGAAAGCGAATTAATCAATAATAAAGATTACGGTTTATTGAGTAATGTGGCTAAATCTCAAATTATAAAAACGCGTACAGGCGCTCCAACTCCGGATGATCTGGACGAATTACTAACTAAAGTATGGAAAGAACCGGGCTTTTTTCTTTTGCATCCGTTGGCTATTGCAGCTTTCGGACGTGAATGTACGCGTCGTGGAGTTCCTCCGCCAACTATTTCTTTATTTGGATCTCAGTTCTTGACATGGAGAGGAATTCCGCTTATTCCATCTGATAAATTACCCATCGTAAACGGGAAATCAAAAATCATTTTATTGCGTACAGGTGAAAGCCGTCAGGGCGTTATCGGACTTATTCAGCCGGGACTTCAGGGTGAACAATCGCCTGGATTATCGGTTCGTTTTATGGGAATAAATGAAAAAGCAATTGCTTCCTATCTGGTTTCTCTTTATTGTTCGTTAGCGATATTGGTTGATGATGCCATTGCCGTATTAGAAGATGTAGAAATAGGAAAGTACCATGAGTATAAATACTAACAACAACGGTTTACCTAACATCGACGATTTGCAGTTTTTAGCAAACGAGCTGTTCAAAACGTTACCCAATGAGTTTCCTAAAGAAATTTCACTGAGTCCGAATAAAGACGAACATCCGCGTGCCGTAAAAGCTGTAGAAACGTTGTTGCAGGCAGGAAATTTAGGCGATTATAACCAATCGACTATTTCGTTGCAGCAGTTAGAAAACATACCGGAAGCACCTCCAGCCTTTGGAGGTTTTGGTGTTTCACCGTCTGTTGCCAGTTTTGGAAATACAGGAATTTCATCTTTATATCCAAATACAATAAGCGGATTTGATCCCAATAGTGCCCTTTCTCCGCTAGAGATTCCGCATGGAAATAATGTGAACCTTAATAATCCGCAAACCGGATTTTCTGATACTAATTTTAAAAATGGAGGAACAGCAGCGTCAACAGAGAAAAATATTTTTTCTGAATTGAATCTCAATCAGCAATATTCACCATTTGAAATTGGCGGTTTTTCGTTTGAAAAAGAATTGGATGAAGCCTTAAAAACAGTTGATACCCAATTTACAAAACGATTAAATATACCTTCAAATCCGGCTGAAATTCCGAATTCATATTATTTCCTCGATCAGAATCCTTTTGCTTTTGATAAAAGAAATACAAATGTGGTACTGGGAAACTCTTTCGATTCAAAGGAATTTCACACTTTAGAAAGTTCTCCTTTTAATGCCAATCTGATTAAAAAAGATTTTCCAATTCTAAATCAAACCGTAAATGGCAAACCGTTAATTTGGTTTGATAACGCGGCAACGACTCAAAAACCTCAATCGGTAATTGATCGTATTGCTTATTTTTATGAGAATGAAAATTCGAATATTCACCGTGCAGCGCATGAATTGGCAGCGAGAGCTTCTGATGCTTACGAAGCAGCGCGTGAAAAAGTAAAAGTTTTTTTGAATACGAATTCTGTAAACGAAGTTGTATTTGTCCGCGGTGCAACAGAAGCAATTAATCTTGTGGCACAAAGCTGGGGCGATCATAATCTGGTTTCCGGCGATGAAATAATCGTTAGTAATCTTGAACATCACGCCAATATTGTACCGTGGAAACGTCTTGCTGATAAAAAAGGATTAAAACTTCGTGTAATTCCGGTTGACGACGACGGGCAAATCCTGTTGGAAGAATATGCCAAATTGCTAAATTCTAAAACGCGTCTCGTTGCTTTTACTCAGGTTTCAAACGCATTGGGAACGGTAACTCCTGCCAAAAAAATAGTTGAAATGGCGCATGCCGCCGGAGCGAAAGTTTTAATTGACGGTGCACAATCTGTTTCGCATATGAAAGTCGATGTTCAGGATTTAAATCCCGATTGGCTGGTTTTTTCCGGACATAAGTTATTTGGTCCTACCGGAATTGGCGTTTTATACGGAAAAGAAGATTTGCTAAACGAAATGCAGCCGTATCAATCTGGCGGAAACATGATTCAGGATGTTACTTTTGAGGAAATAAAATACCACAAAGCACCCAATCGTTTCGAAGCAGGAACAGGAAATATTGCCGACGCTATTGGTCTTGGAGCGGCAATTGATTATGTCACCAAAACCGGAATCGAAGCAATTGGGCAATATGAGCATTTTTTATTAGATTATGCCACGAAGCTTATAAAGGAAATTCCGGGTGTACGATTGATAG
It contains:
- a CDS encoding family 2A encapsulin nanocompartment shell protein, with the protein product MAESKQQQTALGDVAARQLAIATRTVPQIGTTSPRWLTHLLHWTPVESGVFRLNKVKDGSHIEVDCSARDERVLPNTFVDYIENPREYNLAAVQTIVDVHTRVSDLYSKPYNQISEQLRLAIETIKERQESELINNKDYGLLSNVAKSQIIKTRTGAPTPDDLDELLTKVWKEPGFFLLHPLAIAAFGRECTRRGVPPPTISLFGSQFLTWRGIPLIPSDKLPIVNGKSKIILLRTGESRQGVIGLIQPGLQGEQSPGLSVRFMGINEKAIASYLVSLYCSLAILVDDAIAVLEDVEIGKYHEYKY
- a CDS encoding family 2A encapsulin nanocompartment cargo protein cysteine desulfurase, with translation MSINTNNNGLPNIDDLQFLANELFKTLPNEFPKEISLSPNKDEHPRAVKAVETLLQAGNLGDYNQSTISLQQLENIPEAPPAFGGFGVSPSVASFGNTGISSLYPNTISGFDPNSALSPLEIPHGNNVNLNNPQTGFSDTNFKNGGTAASTEKNIFSELNLNQQYSPFEIGGFSFEKELDEALKTVDTQFTKRLNIPSNPAEIPNSYYFLDQNPFAFDKRNTNVVLGNSFDSKEFHTLESSPFNANLIKKDFPILNQTVNGKPLIWFDNAATTQKPQSVIDRIAYFYENENSNIHRAAHELAARASDAYEAAREKVKVFLNTNSVNEVVFVRGATEAINLVAQSWGDHNLVSGDEIIVSNLEHHANIVPWKRLADKKGLKLRVIPVDDDGQILLEEYAKLLNSKTRLVAFTQVSNALGTVTPAKKIVEMAHAAGAKVLIDGAQSVSHMKVDVQDLNPDWLVFSGHKLFGPTGIGVLYGKEDLLNEMQPYQSGGNMIQDVTFEEIKYHKAPNRFEAGTGNIADAIGLGAAIDYVTKTGIEAIGQYEHFLLDYATKLIKEIPGVRLIGTAANKASVLSFNLQGYSNDQVGQALNKEGIAVRTGHHCAQPILRRMGVETTVRPSLAFYNTTQDVDTFIKTLWELKKVRF